Proteins from one Robertmurraya sp. FSL R5-0851 genomic window:
- a CDS encoding metalloregulator ArsR/SmtB family transcription factor has product MKNDGCEVTCIDEEKVNRVRNVLIQQNSLDVAKIFKALSDDTRIKIAFALSLEDELCVCDVANIVGATNAATSHHLRLLNNLGLARYRKKGKLVYYTLDDDHDHVKQLVQVAFAHQKEAVKNV; this is encoded by the coding sequence TTGAAAAATGATGGATGTGAAGTTACCTGTATAGATGAAGAAAAAGTCAATAGAGTAAGAAATGTATTAATCCAACAAAATTCATTGGACGTAGCTAAAATTTTTAAAGCTTTGTCTGATGATACGCGGATTAAGATTGCATTTGCTCTTTCATTAGAAGATGAATTATGTGTATGTGATGTAGCCAATATTGTGGGTGCTACAAATGCTGCAACATCTCATCATTTGAGGTTACTTAATAATCTTGGATTAGCAAGGTATCGCAAAAAAGGAAAGTTAGTTTATTATACATTGGATGATGATCATGATCATGTAAAGCAACTAGTACAAGTTGCATTTGCACATCAGAAGGAGGCTGTGAAAAATGTCTAA
- a CDS encoding cytochrome P450 — MSDTNQMPREEGIDHSLSLIREGYLYISNRCQSFNSNIFETRLLGKKAICMVGKDAAQVFYDNEKFMREDAAPNRVVLTLFGKNGVQALDGKSHQHRKEMFMSIMSPEGLNKLKDITKHQWEKTLDKWEQMDKVILYEEAKGIMYRVACQWAGVPIQEDEVNRWTRDLGAMFESAAEVGPAHWLGRNARNQVEKWVGELIEKVRDGKVTPPEDTALHRFSWHRDLDGNLLNTEIAAVEVINILRPIVAIAIFINFIALAVYHYPEEREKLKSDDGKYAQMIVQEVRRFYPFFPFVGARVKKDFTWGGYKFEKDTLTLLDLYATNHDPEVWGNPEKFNPERFADWDDSPFSFIPQGGGDYSLGHRCAGEWVTIEVMKVSLDYLANRLEYEVPDQDLSYSMVRIPSIPHSKIVLKSVKRKI; from the coding sequence ATGTCAGATACGAATCAAATGCCTCGAGAAGAAGGAATAGATCATAGCTTAAGTCTTATTAGAGAAGGTTACTTGTACATTTCAAACAGGTGTCAAAGTTTCAATTCTAATATTTTTGAGACCAGATTGCTTGGGAAAAAAGCAATCTGTATGGTAGGAAAAGATGCTGCGCAAGTTTTTTATGACAATGAAAAATTCATGAGGGAAGATGCTGCACCCAACCGTGTAGTGCTAACGTTGTTTGGAAAGAATGGTGTTCAGGCTTTAGATGGAAAGTCCCATCAACATCGCAAGGAAATGTTTATGTCTATCATGTCTCCTGAAGGACTTAATAAACTCAAAGATATAACAAAGCACCAGTGGGAGAAAACACTAGATAAATGGGAACAGATGGATAAGGTTATTCTTTACGAAGAAGCGAAGGGAATTATGTACAGAGTCGCCTGCCAATGGGCTGGTGTCCCGATTCAAGAAGACGAAGTAAACAGATGGACAAGAGACTTGGGGGCGATGTTTGAGTCGGCAGCTGAAGTTGGTCCAGCTCACTGGCTAGGGAGAAATGCACGGAATCAGGTAGAAAAGTGGGTAGGTGAACTAATCGAAAAGGTTCGTGATGGAAAAGTAACTCCTCCAGAAGATACGGCGTTACACAGATTTTCCTGGCATCGTGATTTGGATGGGAATCTTCTGAATACGGAGATCGCTGCTGTGGAAGTAATTAATATCTTGAGACCCATTGTTGCAATTGCTATATTCATAAATTTCATTGCATTAGCAGTATACCATTATCCAGAAGAAAGGGAGAAACTTAAATCTGATGATGGTAAATATGCTCAGATGATTGTACAGGAAGTTCGACGTTTTTATCCGTTTTTTCCGTTTGTAGGGGCGCGGGTAAAAAAAGACTTCACTTGGGGCGGCTATAAATTTGAAAAAGATACTTTAACATTGCTCGATCTTTATGCCACTAATCATGACCCGGAAGTATGGGGAAATCCTGAAAAATTTAATCCTGAGCGGTTCGCGGATTGGGATGATAGCCCCTTTAGCTTCATACCACAGGGTGGGGGTGATTATTCATTAGGTCATCGCTGTGCTGGAGAGTGGGTGACCATTGAAGTCATGAAAGTGAGTCTTGATTACCTAGCTAATCGATTGGAATACGAGGTTCCTGACCAGGATTTAAGTTACAGTATGGTGAGAATTCCTAGTATTCCCCATAGCAAAATAGTGCTAAAGAGTGTAAAGCGAAAGATATAA